The sequence below is a genomic window from Candidatus Margulisiibacteriota bacterium.
GTATTCCGAAATAGCCAGCGCCTTTTGGCCGATCGTCATAAAAGTGTCGCCGAGAAAGACGTGAAGGAGCGGACTCGCCGGGTTCTCCGCGATCGCCTTCTTGTACTCGGTGATCGCTTCACCCAGCTGGCCCTTGAAGCGGAGGTTGTTCGCCTTGAACTCGGGGCTGATCACTTCTACCTTGGCTTTGGCGGTGACTTCGCTGTACCAGTTGCGGAAAGTTTTCTCCTGCTTTTCCTGGAGGGCGATCTGCTCAATGCTCTGCCCATTGGCCGGAAACTTGCGGAGACGGGAATCAACTAGCAAGATGATATGGTAACCGAACGGGGTCTTGACCAAACCGCTCAACTGGCCTGGTTTAAGTAAAAAAGCGGTCTGTTCGAAAGGTTTGACCATGCTGCCGGTGGCGAAATAACCGAGGTCCCCGCCTTTGGCCGCCGAACCTTTGTCCAGGGAATATTCTTTGGCTAAAGCGGCAAAGTCGCCTCCCGCCTGAAGTTTAGCCAGAATGGTCTTCGCGGCCGCTTCGGTCGAGAGGAGGATATGGCTGGCGCGGACCTCGCGCAGGTCATCGGGCGTGACCTTGACCTCTTCGCGCAGTTTGGCCTGGAGCTTTTGGATGAGGAGATCATCCTGGATCAGGTCGCGGAATTGCCCCATGGTCAGACCCATCTGCTTGAGAGCGGTCTCCAGCTGGCGTTTGGAGGCGACTTTCTGCTGTTTCATGATACCGTCGAGGGCTGAATCTATCTCCCGGCCGGAAACTTTGACCTTGCGGCTAGCTTCGCTCGCCATCAGGGTGAACTCGATCGTCTGGCCAAGCGCCATATTCTCGATAAAAGCGAGGTCCGACGGGGTGAACTCCTGGCCAAAGCCCTGCACCACCCGGTTCATGATCTCGCGGAAACGGAGCGGGTCGATCTCCTGCCCGTTAACTTTGGCGATGACCCGGCTTCCCTGGCCGGGGCCACCTTCAGAGCCGCCGCTTAAGCCGCTGTAACCGAGGCCGTAAAACATCGAAGCACCGAACAAGATCGCCACCACGATCATGATCGTCTTCATTTTTTTTCTAAACCAGGTCAACATGTGATTTCCCCCTTCTTAAGTTTCGTTTTTCAGCGCCCGTGAGACGGAAATGTAGCCGCCGAGCAGTCCCAACCCCATGCCGCCAATGACCATGGCGGCGTAGACGCAAAAGAGGAGCCACGGGTCGTTGACTATGGGAAGAAAGGGCAAGGCCTGGACGACCTTGACCGCGGCCGAGTCATAAGAGAATTTTAGGATGAGGAACGAAGCCCCGCCGCCGATCAGGCCGATCATGATCCCTTCGATGATAAAAGGCCATTTGACGAAAGTGTTGGTCGCGCCGACCAGTTTCATTATATAAATGTCCGTTTCCCGGGCGATCACCGTCAGCCTGATCGTATTAACAACGATAAGGAGAGTGGCCAGTGATAATAAGACGACCAGGGCGATGCCGGCGATGCGGACCGCGCCGATCAGCGAACGGAGCTGTT
It includes:
- a CDS encoding peptidylprolyl isomerase, with translation MLTWFRKKMKTIMIVVAILFGASMFYGLGYSGLSGGSEGGPGQGSRVIAKVNGQEIDPLRFREIMNRVVQGFGQEFTPSDLAFIENMALGQTIEFTLMASEASRKVKVSGREIDSALDGIMKQQKVASKRQLETALKQMGLTMGQFRDLIQDDLLIQKLQAKLREEVKVTPDDLREVRASHILLSTEAAAKTILAKLQAGGDFAALAKEYSLDKGSAAKGGDLGYFATGSMVKPFEQTAFLLKPGQLSGLVKTPFGYHIILLVDSRLRKFPANGQSIEQIALQEKQEKTFRNWYSEVTAKAKVEVISPEFKANNLRFKGQLGEAITEYKKAIAENPASPLLHVFLGDTFMTIGQKALAISEYESAVRLEGGNPDLYLVLGKAYEATGQGELAASQYKKASLVAGDTKAVHERLLKLFQKLKRPREVALEQSELKRIEKKEKFEKELRGGQ